Proteins from a genomic interval of Callospermophilus lateralis isolate mCalLat2 chromosome 1, mCalLat2.hap1, whole genome shotgun sequence:
- the LOC143642081 gene encoding putative RNA-binding protein 19, with amino-acid sequence MAPLREVAGPEGIIRASGKFERTNESLKETLTKLTMELSLDWMKEEGFRHLFTAISMLTDYSLNFTKDGKFRKFGFIGFKFKEEAQLALNHFNKSFIDMSRITRFLLFCVWNSASPSGIQESPEPGANMPRDQGSPSSPHKAPFPQKLRRMTRRKRLHVKTEQLKEDTKFQEFLSVHQKRTQVATWANDALDTESSEGKSKPTSDYLNFDSDSGQESEKEAAEEESGEQGLEAKAAAQWGLLDMEYLNPRWWLRSPLPQRRRKARTKL; translated from the exons ATGGCCCCCTTAAGAGAGGTTGCTGGACCTGAGGGCATTATCCGG GCTTCTGGAAAATTTGAAAGAACCAATGAGTCCCTTAAAGAGACCCTCACCAAGCTCACCATGGAATTAAGCCTGGACTGG ATGAAGGAGGAGGGGTTCAGGCACCTCTTCACCGCCATCAGCATGCTGACCGACTACAGCCTCAACTTCACCAAGGACGGCAAGTTCCGCAAGTTTGGCTTCATAGGCTTCAAGTTCAAGGAGGAGGCCCAGCTTGCTCTGAACCACTTCAACAAGAGCTTTATCGACATGTCCCGGATCACA cggttcctgctcttctgtgt GTGGAATTCTGCAAGTCCTTCGGGGATCCAAGAAAGCCCTGAGCCTGGAGCAAACATGCCCAGAGACCAAGGCAGCCCGAGCAGCCCTCACAAGGCTCCATTCCCCCAGAAATTAAGAAG GATGACAAGAAGAAAAAGACTCCACGTTAAAACGGAGCAG CTGAAGGAAGACACCAAGTTCCAGGAGTTCCTGTCAGTTCACCAGAAGCGGACACAGGTGGCCACTTGGGCAAATGATGCCCTGGACACTGAGTCCTCAGAAGGGAAGAGCAAGCCGACCAGTGACTACTTGAACTTTGACTCCGATTCTGGGCAGGAGAGTGAGAAGGAAGCCGCTGAGGAGGAGTCGGGAG AGCAAGGCCTGGAAGCTAAGGCGGCTGCCCAATGGGGGCTGTTGGACATGGAGTACCTGAATCCAAGGTGGTGGCTGCGGAGTCCTCTTCCTCAGAGGAGGAGGAAAGCGAGGACAAAGCTGTGA